In one Siniperca chuatsi isolate FFG_IHB_CAS linkage group LG14, ASM2008510v1, whole genome shotgun sequence genomic region, the following are encoded:
- the dnajb13 gene encoding dnaJ homolog subfamily B member 13 codes for MGSDYYETLEINRNATDADIKKAYRRLALKFHPSSNRETGSAERFSQLGEAYDVLSDPRKKATYDKFGEEGLKGGIPLEFGSSGAWSSKYVYHENPDKTFRQFFGGNNPFADFYTNDVPLQFGGLQPGVVKTQDSQIKRDLNLSLDDLFHGCTKKIKISRRVMNEDGYTSSIKDKILTINVKPGWKEGTIIIFPKEGDQGPSSIPADIVFIVQQKRHPLFVRQHNDLIYKAQVSLEMALTGFSVDVETLDGRLLSIPINDIVHPAYKKVVTGEGMPLSQDPSQRGNLIITFDIHFPEKLSAERRHLIKQALAFKY; via the exons ATGGGTAGCGATTACTACGAGACGctggaaataaacagaaatgcaaCAGACGCAGATATCAAAAAGGC ATATCGACGTCTGGCATTGAAGTTTCATCCGAGCAGCAACAGGGAAACTGGAAGCGCCGAGAGGTTCAGTCAGCTGGGTGAAGCCTACGATGTTCTGAGCGACC CTCGAAAAAAGGCAACCTATGACAAGTTTGGTGAGGAGGGTCTAAAAGGTGGTATCCCACTGGAGTTTGGCAGTAGTGGGGCTTGGTCATCTAAATATGTCTACCATGAGAACCCAGACAAAACATTCAGACAGTTTTTTGGAGGCAACAACCCATTTGCAG ACTTCTATACAAATGATGTACCACTTCAGTTCGGTGGCCTGCAACCAGGAGTGGTGAAGACACAAGATTCTCAAATAAAGAGAGACCTTAATTTGTCCCTGGATGATCTCTTCCATGGATGCACAAAAAAGATTAAGATATCTCGCAGG GTTATGAATGAGGATGGATACACATCCAGTATCAAAGACAAGATCCTGACTATAAACGTGAAGCCTGGATGGAAAGAAGGCACAATAATAATTTTCCCCAAAGAGGGAGATCAG GGACCAAGCAGCATCCCTGCAGATATTGTGTTCATAGTGCAACAGAAGAGGCATCCTCTATTCGTAAGACAACACAATGACCTGATCTACAAGGCCCAGGTCTCTCTGGAGATG GCCTTGACTGGGTTCTCTGTGGATGTGGAGACACTAGATGGCAGGCTACTCAGTATTCCCATCAATGACATTGTGCA CCCTGCATACAAAAAAGTGGTGACCGGAGAGGGAATGCCGCTGTCCCAGGATCCTTCCCAGAGAGGAAACCTCATCATTACTTTTGACATCCACTTTCCCGAGAAGCTCTCCGCTGAGAGGAGGCATCTGATCAAACAAGCTCTAGCTTTTAAATATTGA
- the LOC122888793 gene encoding mitochondrial uncoupling protein 2-like, with protein MVGFGPADVPPSAAVKFVGAGTSACIADLLTFPLDTAKVRLQIQGEARASAATGKESVVKYRGVFGTITTMVRIEGPRSLYSGLVAGLQRQMSFASVRIGLYDSVKQFYTKGSDHVGIGSRLLAGSTTGAMAVAFAQPTDVVKVRFQAQARSPGHARRYCSTIDAYKTIAKEEGIRGLWKGTAPNIARNAIVNCTELVTYDFIKDTLVKSTPLTDNLPCHFVSAFGAGLCTTVIASPVDVVKTRYMNAALGQYSSVLNCAAAMMSKEGPHAFYKGFMPSFLRLGSWNVVMFVTYEQLKRAMMAANHNCTTIL; from the exons ATGGTTGGATTTGGACCTGCAGATGTGCCTCCATCAGCAGCTGTGAAGTTTGTAGGAGCAGGAACTTCAGCCTGCATCGCTGACCTGCTCACCTTTCCCCTGGACACAGCCAAAGTGCGGCTGCAG ATCCAAGGAGAGGCCAGAGCTTCAGCAGCTACAGGGAAAGAGTCTGTAGTGAAGTATCGTGGAGTGTTTGGCACCATCACCACCATGGTGCGTATCGAGGGGCCCAGGAGCCTTTACAGTGGACTGGTGGCAGGACTACAGAGGCAGATGAGCTTTGCCTCTGTCCGCATTGGTCTCTACGACTCTGTAAAACAGTTCTACACTAAAGGCTCTGATC ATGTTGGTATCGGCAGTCGGCTGCTTGCAGGTAGTACCACTGGTGCCATGGCGGTTGCTTTTGCTCAGCCTACAGATGTGGTGAAAGTCCGCTTCCAGGCACAGGCCAGGTCTCCTGGGCATGCCAGACGCTACTGTAGCACCATTGATGCTTACAAGACCATTGCTAAGGAAGAAGGCATTCGTGGTCTGTGGAAAG GTACAGCTCCAAACATTGCACGAAATGCAATTGTTAACTGCACTGAACTGGTGACATATGATTTCATCAAGGATACACTTGTTAAGTCCACTCCCCTGACAG ATAATCTGCCCTGCCACTTTGTATCAGCCTTTGGTGCAGGGTTATGCACAACAGTGATTGCCTCTCCAGTTGATGTGGTCAAGACAAGATATATGAACGCTGCTCTTGGCCAGTACAGCAGTGTGCTCAATTGTGCTGCTGCCATGATGAGCAAAGAGGGGCCGCATGCCTTTTATAAAGG GTTCATGCCATCTTTTTTACGCCTGGGCTCCTGGAACGTGGTGATGTTTGTAACATACGAGCAGCTGAAACGGGCCATGATGGCAGCGAATCACAACTGCACAACTATACTGTAA